In one window of Acidobacteriota bacterium DNA:
- the hutI gene encoding imidazolonepropionase produces the protein MKNADLAIINASELATPSGFKAASGKDTGRLKIIQDAAVAAHEGRIVFVGSMGQFRKECSLTPDAKVIDASGGTIIPGFVDCHTHLPFAGFRDEEFLLRVSGATYEEIARVGGGIWNTVKRTREASLEKLAALSLRRLDRMLLHGTTTCEAKSGYGLTLKDEMKQLEAIRKAARKHPVRVIPTLLGAHTIPGEYKNDRECYVSLIIEKMIPEVVEGRLAEFCDVFCDEHGFSLDESRRIITAAKSFGLKIKVHADQFSSSGGSTLAAEFGAASADHLENISDDDIDKLARSGTVGVLLPGSVYFLLKKSYAPARKMLSAGMALAISTDFNPGSSMTESMLQIIQLSVFMMDISVDEALTMATLNGAAALGRADRIGSLEVGKDADILIMDIPSHIHLAYHFGINHCSDVIIKGKACVENGKRIQ, from the coding sequence ATGAAAAACGCGGACCTTGCCATCATCAATGCTTCTGAATTGGCGACCCCTTCAGGATTCAAAGCGGCATCTGGAAAAGATACGGGAAGATTGAAGATCATCCAGGATGCGGCTGTTGCGGCACATGAGGGAAGGATTGTTTTTGTCGGTAGCATGGGACAATTCAGGAAGGAATGCTCCCTGACGCCGGATGCAAAGGTCATCGATGCGAGCGGAGGGACAATCATCCCCGGATTCGTCGATTGCCACACCCATCTTCCATTCGCAGGGTTCAGGGATGAAGAATTCCTTCTCAGGGTTTCCGGTGCCACCTACGAGGAGATTGCGAGAGTCGGTGGCGGAATATGGAACACGGTGAAGAGAACGAGAGAAGCATCATTGGAAAAGCTTGCCGCACTTTCGCTGCGGCGTCTGGACAGGATGCTTCTCCATGGCACGACGACCTGTGAGGCGAAAAGCGGTTACGGGCTGACATTGAAAGACGAGATGAAGCAGCTCGAAGCGATCCGGAAAGCTGCACGGAAACATCCTGTCAGAGTCATTCCAACTTTGCTCGGGGCGCATACAATCCCTGGAGAATACAAGAATGACAGGGAATGCTACGTCTCGCTGATCATCGAGAAGATGATTCCCGAAGTAGTGGAAGGAAGATTGGCGGAGTTCTGCGACGTTTTTTGTGATGAGCATGGCTTTTCATTGGATGAGAGCAGGAGGATCATAACGGCAGCGAAATCGTTTGGCTTGAAGATAAAGGTGCATGCCGATCAGTTCTCCTCTTCCGGGGGCTCCACTCTTGCCGCAGAGTTCGGCGCCGCTTCAGCCGATCACCTTGAGAACATCTCGGATGACGATATCGATAAGCTGGCGAGGTCAGGAACCGTGGGAGTCCTTTTGCCTGGCTCCGTCTATTTCCTGCTGAAGAAGAGTTATGCACCAGCAAGAAAGATGCTTTCTGCAGGGATGGCTCTCGCCATCTCAACGGACTTTAATCCAGGAAGCAGCATGACTGAATCGATGCTTCAGATCATCCAGCTATCTGTCTTCATGATGGACATCTCCGTGGATGAGGCGTTAACGATGGCCACGTTGAATGGGGCTGCAGCCCTCGGGCGAGCCGATAGAATCGGCTCGCTAGAAGTAGGTAAGGATGCGGACATCCTCATCATGGACATCCCCAGCCATATCCATCTTGCCTATCACTTCGGCATCAACCACTGCTCGGACGTGATAATCAAAGGCAAGGCATGCGTCGAAAACGGTAAACGCATCCAATGA